Proteins encoded in a region of the Sphingomonas jaspsi DSM 18422 genome:
- a CDS encoding TonB-dependent receptor — protein sequence MPTAAFAQSTGSVDFDKEIVVTGTRTQEVGGVQTPDTSKAKAVLTQEMIARQNPGQTILDTVNLVPGVSFQNNDAYGSSGGTLTIRGFDSSRISLTFDGIPLNDSGNYAIYSNQQLDPELIEQVNVNLGTTDVDSPTASAVGGTVNYRSITPDKKMGGRLSFSVGQFDFRRFFGIFQTGELTSSGTRAWVSASTAKNDNPFNNYGKVNKQQYNAKVYQPLGNNGDFIALAGHYNQNRNNFFGSLPLRWDTTQSATNPAPRVVGSGTNNRFPRTADQREYDINYPCTTDVAQNGVADVANTCGTEFDRRYNPSNTGNIRGSSRFTLAPGVVLTVDPSFQYVKANGGGTITGREGFRTIGGVQYTGFIGGQYYFGADLNGDGDKLDTCSPAGSGCSSSNFNGVTLLAPSQTRTKRVGVISGLRWDINDSNTVRLSYTYDHANHRQTGQLLGVKANGEPIDVFPVNSPLVDENGNAVQKRDRQSYAILHQIAGEYRGEFGDLTVNVGVRAPFFKRQLDQRCFTTSAGGFIDCLGDPADIAAYALANPYSYNSTTGVVTGYAPPQKRTLTYHKLLPNLGLVYDITRNLSAFASYAKGLSVPGTDNLYNSFYYPQGTTPAKPKPETTDSWDLGLRFRSTKVQAQLSGWFTKFNDRLASAYDPDLNQTVYRNLGRVNKWGLDASIAYSPIKELTLYTFGSINRSKIIDDVLNGECNATQILAANQTFGCTVLGAPIYAQTAGKRESGTPTHTFGTSVLATLGPIDLGATAKFTGKRYIFDNNDPLYRGKIGVTTQQQIFPNAAPGYWLVNLDARVNMGYFDEGLKKTYVQFNVYNLFDKFYVGGFGGGLAQSISSSINWGNPPFVQIGAPRTASVTVSVGF from the coding sequence ATGCCGACCGCCGCCTTTGCCCAGTCGACCGGCTCGGTCGACTTCGACAAGGAAATCGTCGTCACCGGCACTCGCACCCAGGAAGTCGGCGGCGTCCAGACTCCTGACACGTCGAAGGCCAAGGCCGTCCTGACGCAGGAAATGATCGCGCGCCAGAACCCCGGCCAGACCATCCTCGACACCGTGAACCTGGTTCCGGGCGTTAGCTTCCAGAACAACGACGCTTACGGCTCGTCGGGCGGCACGCTGACCATCCGCGGCTTCGATTCGTCGCGCATCAGCCTCACCTTCGACGGCATCCCGCTGAACGATTCGGGCAACTACGCCATCTATTCGAACCAGCAGCTCGATCCGGAGCTGATCGAACAGGTCAACGTCAACCTCGGCACCACCGACGTCGACAGCCCGACCGCGTCGGCCGTCGGCGGCACCGTCAACTACCGCTCGATCACCCCGGACAAGAAGATGGGCGGCCGCCTGTCTTTCTCGGTCGGTCAGTTCGACTTCCGCCGTTTCTTCGGCATCTTCCAGACCGGCGAGCTGACCTCGTCGGGCACCCGCGCCTGGGTTTCGGCCTCGACCGCCAAGAACGACAACCCGTTCAACAACTATGGCAAGGTCAACAAGCAGCAGTACAACGCCAAGGTGTACCAGCCGCTGGGCAACAACGGCGACTTCATCGCCCTTGCCGGCCACTATAACCAGAACCGCAACAACTTCTTCGGCTCGCTGCCGCTGCGCTGGGACACCACGCAGAGCGCGACGAACCCGGCGCCGCGCGTCGTCGGTTCGGGCACGAACAACCGCTTCCCGCGCACTGCCGACCAGCGCGAATATGACATCAACTACCCGTGCACGACCGACGTCGCGCAGAACGGCGTTGCCGATGTCGCCAACACCTGTGGCACCGAATTCGACCGTCGCTACAACCCGTCGAACACCGGCAACATCCGCGGCTCGTCGCGCTTCACCCTGGCGCCGGGCGTCGTCCTCACCGTCGACCCCAGCTTCCAGTATGTGAAGGCCAACGGCGGCGGCACCATCACCGGCCGTGAAGGTTTCCGCACTATCGGCGGCGTCCAGTACACCGGCTTCATCGGCGGTCAGTACTACTTCGGTGCCGACCTCAACGGTGACGGCGACAAGCTCGACACCTGCTCGCCCGCCGGCTCGGGCTGCTCCAGTTCGAACTTCAACGGCGTCACCCTGCTCGCGCCGAGCCAGACCCGCACCAAGCGCGTCGGCGTCATCTCGGGCCTGCGCTGGGACATCAACGACAGCAACACCGTCCGCCTGTCGTACACCTACGATCACGCCAACCACCGCCAGACCGGCCAGCTGCTGGGTGTCAAGGCGAATGGCGAACCGATCGACGTGTTCCCGGTCAACAGCCCGCTGGTCGACGAAAACGGCAATGCCGTCCAGAAGCGCGACCGCCAGAGCTATGCGATCCTTCACCAGATCGCCGGTGAATATCGCGGCGAATTCGGCGACCTGACGGTCAACGTCGGCGTCCGTGCGCCGTTCTTCAAGCGCCAGCTTGACCAGCGTTGCTTCACCACCTCGGCGGGCGGTTTCATCGACTGCCTCGGCGACCCGGCCGACATCGCAGCTTATGCGCTGGCCAACCCGTACAGCTACAATTCGACCACTGGCGTCGTGACCGGTTATGCGCCGCCGCAGAAGCGCACGCTGACCTATCACAAGCTGCTGCCGAACCTGGGCCTCGTCTATGACATCACCCGCAACCTGTCGGCCTTCGCCAGCTATGCCAAGGGCCTGTCGGTCCCGGGTACGGACAACCTGTACAACAGCTTCTACTACCCGCAGGGCACCACCCCGGCGAAGCCGAAGCCGGAAACGACGGACAGCTGGGACCTCGGCCTCCGCTTCCGTTCGACCAAGGTGCAGGCGCAGCTGTCCGGTTGGTTCACCAAGTTCAACGACCGTCTGGCCTCGGCCTACGATCCTGACCTGAACCAGACCGTGTACCGCAACCTCGGCCGCGTGAATAAGTGGGGCCTCGACGCCTCGATCGCTTATTCGCCGATCAAGGAACTGACGCTCTACACCTTCGGCTCGATCAACCGTTCGAAGATCATCGACGACGTGCTGAACGGAGAATGCAACGCGACCCAGATCCTGGCCGCCAACCAGACCTTCGGCTGCACCGTGCTCGGCGCCCCGATCTACGCCCAGACTGCCGGCAAGCGTGAATCGGGTACCCCGACGCACACCTTCGGCACCTCGGTCCTGGCGACGCTCGGCCCGATCGACCTTGGCGCGACCGCCAAGTTCACCGGCAAGCGCTACATCTTCGACAACAACGATCCGCTGTATCGCGGCAAGATCGGCGTCACGACCCAGCAGCAGATCTTCCCGAACGCTGCCCCGGGCTACTGGCTGGTCAACCTCGATGCGCGCGTCAACATGGGCTACTTCGACGAAGGCCTGAAGAAGACCTACGTCCAGTTCAACGTCTACAACCTGTTCGACAAGTTCTACGTCGGCGGTTTCGGCGGTGGCCTGGCCCAGTCGATCTCGAGCAGCATCAACTGGGGCAACCCGCCGTTCGTGCAGATCGGTGCGCCGCGCACTGCCAGCGTGACGGTCAGCGTCGGCTTCTAA
- a CDS encoding queuosine precursor transporter, whose amino-acid sequence MNDSSAPAGISKSLFGFSIFYGGMVCIAGVLGNKQVAMGPLAVEAGIFAFLLLVVTSSAIAELHGREVANKLVLIGFVPLVASLLLTLAVLAVPASPDMQPERLDAFNLMMAGTPRIWAAGIVAYGTSTFLNVTIFSWLKGREGGKLLWLRAGISSVLSQIVDTLLFISIAFYGVFPITELLVGQMIAKVVLSIVLVPALVYLFVGIGRKLDAQPA is encoded by the coding sequence ATGAACGACAGCAGCGCGCCCGCCGGCATCTCCAAATCGCTTTTCGGCTTTTCGATCTTCTACGGCGGCATGGTGTGCATCGCCGGCGTACTCGGCAACAAGCAAGTCGCGATGGGGCCGCTGGCGGTCGAGGCCGGCATTTTCGCCTTCCTGCTGCTGGTCGTCACGTCGAGCGCGATCGCCGAACTTCACGGCCGCGAGGTCGCCAACAAGCTGGTGCTGATCGGTTTCGTCCCGCTGGTCGCCTCGCTGCTGCTGACACTGGCGGTGCTAGCCGTTCCGGCTTCGCCCGACATGCAGCCCGAACGCCTCGATGCGTTCAACCTGATGATGGCCGGCACCCCGCGAATCTGGGCGGCCGGAATAGTCGCCTACGGGACGTCGACCTTCCTCAACGTCACCATCTTCAGCTGGCTCAAGGGCCGCGAAGGCGGGAAGCTCCTGTGGCTCCGCGCTGGCATCTCGAGCGTGCTGAGCCAGATCGTCGACACGCTGCTGTTCATCAGCATCGCCTTCTACGGCGTTTTCCCGATCACTGAATTGCTCGTCGGGCAGATGATCGCGAAGGTCGTATTGTCGATCGTGCTCGTCCCGGCGCTTGTTTACCTGTTCGTCGGCATCGGCCGAAAGCTGGACGCCCAGCCCGCCTAA
- a CDS encoding TCR/Tet family MFS transporter: MNSTAARIPHAAPFILVTVLIDAIGFGIIIPTLPRLIMEVGHIDLPRATQIGGWLALLYAVVQFVAGPTVGNLSDRFGRRPVLLGALAGYAIDYALLTIANSLPLFFLGRALAGLFGATYGPCQAALADITPPAQRARVFGLVGASFGIGFVVGPAIGGLLGEFGHRIPFAAAALLAGLNFLYGLFVFPETLKSELRRPFNWRRANPLGAIAVVRSIPGLPWVVVTYFVWQIASLVYPSVWSYYTIANFGWSSGRIGASLAAVGIAMAFCQFFLTGRMVARFGERRTAQIGLVGATCGFAGYMLIDSGTIALMFIVIIAIQSLVQPSLSAMLSQRVPADAQGEVQGIGGSVMALGAVFAPLLYNPALAYFTGDSAPFRWPGAPFAIAVVFALITMVTLAKTPRRRAA, translated from the coding sequence ATGAACAGCACGGCCGCCCGCATCCCCCACGCCGCCCCCTTCATCCTCGTCACGGTGCTGATCGACGCGATAGGCTTCGGCATCATCATCCCGACGCTGCCGCGCCTGATCATGGAGGTCGGCCACATCGACCTGCCGCGCGCGACGCAGATCGGCGGCTGGCTCGCCCTCCTCTACGCGGTGGTCCAATTCGTCGCCGGGCCGACCGTCGGAAACCTGTCCGACCGCTTCGGCCGCCGTCCCGTCCTGCTCGGTGCGCTGGCCGGCTATGCGATCGATTATGCGCTGCTAACCATCGCCAACAGCCTGCCGCTCTTCTTCCTCGGCCGTGCGCTCGCCGGCCTGTTCGGCGCCACCTATGGCCCGTGCCAGGCCGCGCTGGCCGACATCACCCCGCCCGCCCAGCGTGCGCGGGTGTTCGGGCTGGTCGGCGCCTCGTTCGGCATCGGCTTCGTCGTCGGCCCGGCGATCGGCGGTCTGCTCGGCGAATTCGGCCACCGCATCCCGTTCGCCGCCGCAGCCCTGCTGGCCGGGCTGAACTTCCTTTACGGACTGTTCGTCTTCCCGGAAACGCTGAAGTCCGAGCTGCGCCGACCGTTCAACTGGCGCCGCGCCAACCCGCTTGGCGCCATCGCGGTCGTGCGATCGATCCCGGGACTGCCGTGGGTCGTAGTCACCTATTTCGTGTGGCAGATCGCCAGCCTCGTCTACCCGTCGGTCTGGTCCTACTACACCATCGCCAATTTCGGCTGGTCAAGCGGCCGCATCGGGGCGTCGCTGGCGGCGGTGGGGATCGCCATGGCCTTCTGCCAGTTCTTCCTGACCGGGAGGATGGTGGCGCGTTTCGGCGAGCGCCGGACCGCGCAGATTGGCCTGGTGGGCGCGACCTGCGGCTTTGCCGGATACATGCTGATCGACAGCGGCACGATCGCGCTCATGTTCATCGTCATCATCGCGATCCAGTCGCTGGTGCAGCCTTCGCTGTCGGCAATGCTGTCGCAACGCGTTCCGGCCGATGCACAAGGCGAGGTGCAGGGCATCGGCGGCAGCGTCATGGCGCTGGGCGCGGTGTTTGCGCCGCTGCTCTACAACCCGGCGCTCGCCTATTTCACCGGCGACAGCGCCCCGTTCCGTTGGCCCGGCGCACCGTTCGCCATCGCCGTGGTCTTTGCGCTGATCACCATGGTCACGCTGGCCAAGACACCACGCCGCCGCGCGGCCTAA